A genomic stretch from Candidatus Eisenbacteria bacterium includes:
- the glmS gene encoding glutamine--fructose-6-phosphate transaminase (isomerizing): MCGIVSYVGHRQCLPILMEGLKRLEYRGYDSAGVAIQENGKLGVSKAAGKIRVLESRLNGHMGGTTGIAHTRWATHGEPNDINAHPHTDCKGRIALVHNGIIENYLVLKSALKEAGHKFTTETDTEVLVHLVEEHVKRGLKLEQAVGAALRLVEGTYGIAVVSADEPGVVIGARHGSPLVVGVADGEYFLASDVAPIVEHTRQVIYLDDGEMVTLTPDGLHTSTIAHAPVNKQVHEVEWDLARIEKGGYEHFMLKEIHEQPESVRNGIRGRLLLESGTARLSGLKLTPEEMREIRRIIILACGTSWHAGLIGEYMLEEHARIPVEVEYASEFRYRNPIVNQGTAVLVISQSGETADTLAAMREAQRKGARAFGIVNVVGSTIARESNAGVYIHAGPEIGVASTKAFTSQVTVLALVTLALARQRQMSLEDGIEVARALEEIPEKIQRILDHSDPVKRIAEEHAKHNNFLYLGRGYNFPVALEGALKLKEISYIHAEGYPAAEMKHGPIALIDDHMPVVFICTRDAAYDKVMNNMMEVRARRGRIIAIATEGDQHVQELADHVLYVPPTVSCLQPLLSVIPLQLLAYHTAVLRGCDVDQPRNLAKSVTVE, translated from the coding sequence ATGTGCGGAATCGTGAGCTACGTCGGGCATCGCCAGTGCCTCCCCATTCTGATGGAGGGGCTCAAGCGTCTCGAATACCGTGGCTATGACTCCGCCGGTGTGGCGATCCAGGAGAACGGCAAGCTCGGAGTGTCGAAAGCCGCCGGCAAGATTCGCGTGCTGGAGTCGCGCCTCAACGGCCACATGGGGGGAACCACGGGCATCGCACATACCCGCTGGGCGACCCACGGCGAGCCCAACGACATCAACGCCCACCCGCACACGGACTGCAAAGGCCGTATCGCGCTGGTGCACAACGGCATCATCGAGAACTACCTCGTTCTGAAGAGCGCCCTCAAGGAAGCGGGACACAAGTTCACCACCGAAACCGATACGGAAGTCCTGGTCCACCTCGTCGAAGAGCACGTGAAGCGCGGCCTCAAGCTCGAGCAGGCGGTGGGCGCGGCGCTGCGGCTGGTCGAAGGGACGTACGGAATCGCGGTGGTGTCGGCCGACGAACCGGGCGTGGTGATCGGCGCCAGGCACGGCAGTCCGCTGGTGGTCGGCGTCGCGGACGGCGAATACTTCCTGGCCTCCGATGTGGCGCCGATCGTCGAGCACACGCGGCAGGTCATCTATCTCGACGATGGCGAGATGGTCACGCTCACGCCCGACGGTCTCCACACCTCGACCATTGCGCATGCGCCGGTCAACAAGCAGGTGCACGAAGTGGAGTGGGATCTCGCCCGCATCGAGAAGGGCGGATACGAGCACTTCATGCTCAAGGAGATCCACGAGCAGCCGGAGTCGGTGCGCAACGGGATACGCGGCCGTCTGCTCCTGGAATCGGGCACCGCGCGGCTGAGCGGCCTCAAGCTGACGCCGGAGGAAATGCGCGAGATCCGCCGCATCATCATCCTGGCTTGCGGCACCTCGTGGCACGCCGGGCTGATCGGCGAATACATGCTGGAAGAGCACGCGCGCATTCCGGTCGAGGTCGAATACGCTTCCGAGTTCCGCTACCGCAATCCCATCGTCAACCAGGGCACCGCGGTGCTGGTCATCTCGCAGTCGGGAGAGACCGCCGACACGCTGGCGGCGATGCGGGAGGCGCAGCGCAAGGGCGCGCGCGCGTTCGGGATCGTCAATGTGGTGGGCTCCACCATCGCGCGTGAATCGAACGCGGGGGTGTACATCCACGCGGGGCCGGAGATCGGCGTGGCCTCGACCAAGGCCTTCACGAGCCAGGTGACGGTGCTGGCTCTGGTCACGCTGGCGCTCGCTCGCCAGCGCCAGATGTCGCTGGAGGACGGGATCGAGGTGGCCCGCGCGCTGGAAGAGATCCCGGAGAAGATCCAGCGCATCCTCGACCACAGCGACCCTGTGAAGCGGATCGCCGAGGAGCATGCCAAGCACAACAACTTCCTCTACCTGGGACGCGGCTACAACTTCCCGGTGGCGCTGGAAGGCGCGCTCAAGCTCAAGGAGATCTCCTACATCCACGCCGAGGGCTATCCCGCGGCGGAGATGAAGCACGGCCCGATCGCCTTGATCGACGACCACATGCCCGTGGTCTTCATCTGCACCCGCGACGCCGCCTACGACAAGGTCATGAACAACATGATGGAGGTGCGCGCGCGCCGCGGCCGCATCATCGCGATCGCCACCGAAGGCGACCAGCACGTGCAGGAGCTGGCCGATCACGTGCTCTACGTGCCGCCCACGGTGTCGTGCCTGCAGCCGCTGCTCTCGGTCATCCCGCTCCAGCTGCTGGCCTACCACACGGCGGTATTGCGGGGCTGCGACGTCGATCAACCGCGCAACCTGGCCAAGAGCGTGACCGTCGAATGA
- the glmM gene encoding phosphoglucosamine mutase, with protein MNAPLMISVAGVRGIVGESLTPPVLARFVAAFAAELPPGEIVVGRDARRSGPMVYRAVSAGLMAAGRDVADLGLATTPATQLAVEKLEAAGGIILTASHNPAEWNALKFLSGRGEFIDAETGAKVKARFEADRDLWKSFEQIGSERTETRADDWHIERVLGLSDIDVEAIRKRSLRVVVDGCASVGGVTAPRLLRELNAHVIELDCVPNGEFTRELEPLPEHLGSLGQAVREAKADFGVALDPDADRAAFVDGAGLPLGEEFTVALATATVLTRRKGPVVTNLSTSRMMDAVCAHAGVPLHRSPVGEAHVVAAMRELRAVVGGEGNGGVILPAAHYGRDGLVAIALIAQAMRNGESLRALADRLPRLVMRKQKAGRSPEPWERAADRLRAAFPGFAAESTDGLRLSQGEDWVHVRPSGTEPVVRVIAESPSEGRTGELVAIASRALAGAS; from the coding sequence ATGAACGCACCGCTCATGATCAGCGTCGCCGGGGTGCGCGGCATCGTCGGGGAGTCGCTGACGCCTCCGGTGCTGGCGCGCTTCGTGGCGGCCTTCGCCGCCGAGCTGCCCCCCGGGGAGATCGTCGTGGGGCGTGATGCCCGACGCTCGGGCCCGATGGTGTACCGCGCGGTCTCCGCGGGCTTGATGGCCGCCGGCCGCGATGTGGCGGACCTGGGGCTCGCCACCACGCCGGCCACCCAGCTCGCCGTCGAGAAACTCGAGGCGGCGGGCGGAATCATCCTCACCGCCAGCCACAACCCGGCGGAATGGAATGCGCTCAAATTCCTCTCGGGCCGCGGCGAGTTCATCGATGCCGAGACCGGAGCGAAGGTGAAGGCACGCTTCGAGGCCGATCGCGACCTGTGGAAGTCTTTCGAGCAAATAGGGAGCGAGCGCACGGAAACTCGCGCAGATGATTGGCACATCGAGCGCGTGCTCGGGCTCTCCGACATCGACGTCGAAGCCATCCGCAAACGCTCGCTCAGGGTCGTGGTCGACGGTTGCGCGAGTGTCGGGGGAGTGACGGCCCCGCGACTGCTGCGCGAGCTCAACGCGCACGTGATCGAGCTCGACTGTGTGCCGAACGGCGAGTTCACGCGCGAGCTCGAGCCGCTGCCGGAGCATCTCGGATCCCTGGGCCAGGCCGTGCGGGAAGCCAAGGCCGATTTCGGCGTCGCGCTCGACCCGGACGCCGACCGCGCGGCTTTCGTGGACGGCGCGGGCTTGCCGCTCGGTGAAGAGTTCACGGTCGCGCTGGCGACGGCCACCGTGCTCACGCGCCGCAAGGGCCCGGTGGTGACAAACCTATCCACCTCCCGTATGATGGACGCCGTTTGCGCGCACGCCGGTGTGCCCCTCCATCGATCACCGGTGGGCGAGGCGCACGTGGTCGCCGCCATGCGCGAGCTGCGAGCGGTGGTCGGCGGTGAAGGCAATGGTGGCGTCATCCTGCCGGCCGCACACTACGGACGTGACGGCCTCGTCGCGATCGCTCTGATCGCCCAGGCCATGAGAAATGGTGAGTCGTTGCGCGCGTTGGCCGATCGTCTTCCCCGTCTGGTGATGCGAAAGCAGAAGGCCGGGCGCTCTCCCGAGCCCTGGGAGCGCGCCGCGGATCGTCTGCGCGCCGCCTTTCCGGGTTTCGCGGCCGAGTCGACCGACGGCTTGCGCCTCTCTCAGGGCGAGGACTGGGTCCACGTGAGGCCGTCGGGCACCGAGCCAGTCGTGCGCGTGATCGCCGAATCGCCGAGCGAGGGTCGTACGGGTGAACTGGTCGCCATCGCGAGCCGCGCGCTGGCCGGAGCTTCGTAG
- the selD gene encoding selenide, water dikinase SelD encodes MEVKLTAQVACAGUASKLGPGDLRTALQGLTPGKRDRRVLVDHTTLDDAGVFLHGKGEALVQTVDFFTPVVDDPFDYGQIAAANALSDVYAMGATPLTALAVLCYPDATLPPEVLREILRGGEAKMREAGVSVLGGHSVRDPELKFGYAVTGVVKRRQLLSNAGARPGDRVLLTKPLGTGILSTALKHGNLDPRLERRLTKQMATLNRRASEAAVEFGARAATDVTGFGLLGHGSQVADASGVTIRLTPTPRLFLPRVLELATAGEIAGGLQKNRLFYADKVDEGNLPEDVKLALYDPQTSGGLLIFVPRRRATAMKAGLERRRVWVLEVGEV; translated from the coding sequence ATCGAGGTGAAGCTCACCGCTCAGGTGGCCTGCGCCGGTTGAGCGTCAAAGCTGGGTCCGGGAGACCTGCGCACGGCGTTGCAAGGGCTGACTCCGGGGAAGCGTGACCGCCGCGTCCTGGTGGATCACACGACTCTGGACGACGCGGGCGTCTTTCTGCACGGCAAGGGTGAAGCGCTGGTGCAGACCGTCGACTTCTTCACCCCGGTGGTGGACGATCCGTTCGACTACGGGCAGATCGCCGCGGCCAATGCCCTCTCCGACGTCTACGCCATGGGGGCCACGCCGCTCACCGCGCTCGCCGTGCTGTGCTACCCGGATGCCACGCTGCCGCCCGAGGTGCTGCGGGAGATCCTGAGAGGCGGCGAAGCCAAGATGCGCGAAGCCGGCGTGAGCGTTCTGGGCGGACATTCGGTGCGCGATCCGGAGCTGAAGTTCGGGTACGCAGTCACCGGTGTCGTCAAGCGCCGTCAGCTGCTGTCCAACGCCGGAGCGCGCCCGGGCGATCGCGTGCTGCTCACCAAGCCGCTGGGCACCGGCATCCTGTCGACCGCGCTCAAGCACGGCAACCTGGATCCGCGGCTCGAGCGCCGGCTCACGAAGCAGATGGCGACGCTCAACCGGCGCGCGTCAGAGGCTGCAGTGGAATTCGGCGCGCGAGCGGCGACCGACGTCACGGGATTCGGCCTGCTGGGGCACGGATCGCAGGTGGCCGACGCGAGCGGCGTGACCATCCGCCTCACCCCGACGCCGCGCCTGTTCCTGCCCCGCGTGCTGGAGCTGGCAACCGCCGGTGAGATCGCCGGAGGACTGCAGAAGAACCGCCTCTTCTACGCCGACAAGGTGGACGAGGGGAACCTTCCGGAGGATGTGAAGCTCGCGCTCTACGATCCTCAAACCTCCGGCGGCCTGCTGATCTTCGTGCCACGGCGCCGCGCGACGGCGATGAAGGCGGGACTCGAGCGCCGGCGCGTGTGGGTGCTCGAAGTCGGTGAGGTG
- a CDS encoding RidA family protein, with amino-acid sequence MRAIEVEGAPRAIGPYSQGQVIELPGVGRLVFTAGQVGIDPARGELVTGGIAEQTERVFQNLEAVLEGAGCGFADVVKTTVFLTDMQDFQAMNEIYARRFTGPPPARTTIAAVGLPKGARVEIEAVAFKRA; translated from the coding sequence ATGCGCGCGATCGAGGTCGAGGGGGCGCCGCGGGCGATCGGTCCCTACAGCCAGGGCCAGGTCATCGAGCTTCCGGGGGTCGGACGACTGGTATTCACCGCGGGGCAGGTCGGGATCGACCCGGCGCGCGGCGAGCTGGTCACCGGTGGCATCGCCGAACAGACCGAGCGCGTGTTCCAGAACCTCGAGGCGGTGCTCGAGGGCGCGGGATGCGGTTTTGCCGACGTGGTCAAGACCACGGTGTTCCTCACCGACATGCAGGACTTCCAGGCCATGAACGAAATCTACGCGCGCCGTTTCACCGGACCTCCTCCGGCGCGTACCACCATCGCCGCGGTGGGCCTGCCCAAAGGCGCTCGGGTCGAGATCGAAGCCGTCGCCTTCAAGCGCGCGTAG
- a CDS encoding alpha/beta hydrolase-fold protein, with amino-acid sequence MPLGSMVRQVRGRLGVGVGAAALLVSCSSLPEGPNDNAWRLLPGHVETLQVPAFRNGRQCWVYLPPGYATSTRRYPVLYMNDGQTAFEGNSGIHVNRICEDLIRSGEIEPIIVVAVSPLNFDQRFVDYTPWPGPYHRPSGFGDFYLQALRDTLKPEIDRRYRTLPDQANTAIEGGSLSGLIAAYAGFEYDSTFGKVAAFSPSYWWWGDGGKTIYDVVPATRWQSRIVKFYQDTGYADDNDIDYMTARLSQSGFIEGLDFMSNTERGGTHTQDAWEHRFPDMLRFLFPAKEAPVWPDPIIRFPP; translated from the coding sequence ATGCCCTTGGGCTCGATGGTGCGGCAGGTGAGGGGACGACTCGGCGTCGGCGTCGGCGCCGCGGCCCTGCTCGTTTCGTGCAGCAGTCTGCCGGAGGGGCCCAATGACAACGCCTGGAGACTCCTGCCGGGGCACGTCGAAACCCTTCAGGTTCCCGCGTTCCGCAATGGACGGCAGTGCTGGGTCTACCTGCCACCCGGGTACGCGACGAGCACGCGTCGGTATCCCGTGCTCTACATGAACGACGGGCAGACGGCATTCGAAGGGAATTCCGGGATCCACGTCAACCGCATCTGCGAGGATCTGATTCGCAGCGGCGAGATCGAGCCCATCATCGTCGTCGCCGTGTCCCCTTTGAATTTCGACCAGCGATTCGTCGACTACACTCCTTGGCCAGGCCCCTATCACCGTCCCAGCGGGTTCGGCGACTTCTACCTGCAGGCGCTGCGCGACACGTTGAAGCCCGAGATCGACAGACGCTATCGCACACTGCCGGACCAGGCGAACACCGCGATCGAGGGCGGTTCGCTGAGTGGCCTGATCGCCGCTTACGCGGGGTTCGAGTACGACAGCACGTTCGGAAAGGTCGCGGCGTTCTCACCGAGCTATTGGTGGTGGGGGGATGGCGGCAAGACGATCTACGACGTGGTTCCGGCCACCCGGTGGCAGAGCCGGATCGTCAAGTTCTATCAGGACACGGGCTACGCCGATGACAACGATATCGACTACATGACCGCCCGGCTTAGTCAGAGCGGCTTCATTGAAGGACTCGACTTCATGTCAAATACGGAGCGGGGTGGCACGCACACCCAGGACGCGTGGGAGCACCGGTTCCCCGACATGCTGCGATTCCTGTTTCCGGCCAAGGAAGCGCCCGTTTGGCCGGACCCCATCATCCGGTTTCCGCCGTAG